From the genome of Thermococcus chitonophagus, one region includes:
- a CDS encoding ribonuclease P protein component 2, which produces MSDRPKTLPPTLRDKYRYIAFQVISEELLKKGEVKDMVWSNVLRVLGEVGTSMAKPWLIKFDEKSQTGIIRCDRNYVEYVRFSLALITEYKGRKVLVRTLGVSGTIRRLKKKFLSEFGWR; this is translated from the coding sequence GACCAAAAACACTACCTCCAACTCTCAGAGACAAGTATAGGTACATAGCTTTTCAAGTCATCTCCGAGGAGCTCCTCAAGAAAGGAGAAGTAAAGGATATGGTCTGGAGTAACGTCCTTCGAGTTCTTGGTGAAGTAGGAACCTCAATGGCTAAGCCATGGTTAATTAAGTTTGATGAAAAATCACAAACGGGGATTATTAGGTGCGACAGGAATTACGTTGAATACGTTAGGTTTTCTCTGGCTTTAATAACAGAATATAAAGGAAGAAAGGTTCTAGTGAGGACCCTTGGAGTTTCCGGTACCATAAGAAGGCTTAAGAAGAAGTTTTTGTCTGAGTTTGGCTGGAGGTGA